The genomic segment GTAGCTCAAGTCAACACAGTGGAGCATTGCAACCAGACAATTCTGCTCCACCATCAGATTTGGACGACAGAATGTCACCCCATTCTGATGCCGATTCAAATATTACTAATGTGAGCTCTAACGGTGATATCAGTCCAACTATCTCCTCCGAACGCGGGGAAACGCTTGTCCAGAAGTCGGAAATGACCACTGGTGTGTTGTCGCACGCAGACAAGAAGCCTTTTAAGTGTCCCCTGTGCGATAAAGGGTTCTCTAGGAAGATGTACATGATGGCTCACCAAAAGGCACACTCCAAAGGGTTCCCTTTCACCTGCTCGATATGCGCAAAAGGTTTCTTATTAAAATCACAGTTGCGGGCGCACACCAGGTCACACACTGGGGAGAGACCTTTCACCTGCTCGGTGTGCGCCAAATCTTTCTTTTCAAACGGACAGTTGCGGATACACAGCAGGATACACACCGGGGAGAGACCTTTCACCTGCTCGGTGtgttcaaaatgtttcataaCAAGAGGACATTTGCAGAGGCACTCCAAGATACACTCTGGGGAGAGACCCTTCAGCTGTAACGTTTGCAACAAAAGCTACGTAAGAAAGTCACACATGGAGTCGCACATGCTGACGCACACGCAGACGGGCGAAAAGCCTTTTGACTGCTCCGTCTGCGGCAAACGTTTCTCGACCAGGCAATATCTGAGGTGCCACATGAAAAGACATTCAGAGGGGAAACGTTTTACTTGCCCTGTGTGCTTTAAAGACTTCGCCAATAAAGCTTATATCGGGATACACATGGCGACGCACACTGGGGAGAAACTGTTCAGCTGTGATACCTGTAatgaaaaattcacatttgggTCTCAGGTCAAGAGTCATGTGTGTACTGGGAACAAATAAATACTCTTGTGTATCTGTAACTTAAGTGTATCACTTTGTGGGCTTAATAAATCGCTATCACAGAAAAGTTtgttgtataataataattttcgctcttattctcttttttaaatgttaatcgACAGGTTTTTAATAGGGGCTTTGATAACGTTACATTATTTCACAACCTAGAAACTGAACTCGTCGCAACCTTGGGACGTCCTTGCAGAAATGAGTACGTGTCACCAGACGGTGGCAGTGTCGTAAAACAATTAGGATTACTTCTATATCCGAAGAAGAAGACAACCGGAAGTTAGCAACACGTTGCTAAGTGAAGCGCAAGCGTGAttggaaaagcaaaaatgtgcaaagtgCAAATGTTGCGAGAGTTGGTGAAGCGACGATTAAATGTGGCTGTGGAAGAGATTTTCGAACTGTTTGAGAAGACCATAGCGGAGTACGAGGAGGAACTTTGTCGAGCGAAAGAGGAGAACGAGCGGCAACGCGAACTACTGGACGCTGTTTTCACGCCTCAGTCTGGGCTCGATGGAGCTGGTTTGTTTACGTTTCAACTTGTCTTCGTCTGTtgccatttttacatttgattaTTCAGCACCGCTGCCTTGAATAAGTCGGCTGGCTGCGATTTGTCGATATTTGGGTGCGTGGCCAGCGAGGCGAATCCACGTCCAGTATTTACGTTCTAATTAGCCCAAATTGTGTTACATAGCACAgtaaaaattttattttctaggttagttgacaattttttttatcaacgcCATAAAATTGTCATCATTCATTACACACTCGATTGACTGACCACTTAGAGTGAAAATATTGTACACTGAATTAGGGCTGGAATTGCCCAATATCACTTTGGTCTCTAAAAGTTCCATTCTTTCTCTTCTGCAGACACTCAGCATCCAGTAGAGATTCCTCCTGAGCCGCAGCAAGCGTGGAGTTCTGCTGTGGAGCACATTAAAGAAGAAGTGGAAGACGTGTGGAGCAGTCAGGATTGGAAGCAACTTCCAGGCCTGAAGGCGGCAGATGCCACCTCTGATCACCCTGTGAAACATGAAGACAGTGAAAACAAAGTTTCCGCTTATCAGCTTCGCTGTAGTCAAAGCGAGCAGAACAGACATGCTGGCAGAAGGTCACAAGCACACAACAGCAGGGCGCCGCTGTCCGATATGGACGAGCGTGACGTCACGTCGTCCGAGACCGATGGCAGTGACGACGCCAAAGAACGTTCCAAGCGTTCTAAGGACAGCAAAGCCGCCGGCAAGCGACTCTTCAACTGCTCCGAATGCGGCAAAACCTTCAGCCGGAAGGGAACTTTGAACCGACACATGAGGACGCACACCGGAGAGAAACCTTTCGCTTGCTcgttttgttccaaaataTTCTCTTTAAAGCATCACAGAGACCGacacatgcaaatacacaccgGAGAGAAACCCTTTTCCTGTTTATTTTGCCCTAAAAGATTCAGAGACAGGTCCAAAATGATGACGCACATGAGAACGCATGCCCCTGAGCTGCCCGTTTCCACCAGTCCGCACGCCACGACGGCCGTTGGAGATCACGCTAATGCTTCTCCCTCGCAACTCGACAACCGGGCTCCGCTATCggacctggacgacgccgtgTCACACTCTTCCGGAAGCGAGCAAGGCAACAACGCTGAAGACGCCGGCAAGACCTCCAAGAGGTTCACGTGTACCTTCTCGCTATGTCGCAAGAGTTTCTCCCGGAAGGACTATTTGGAGTTACACATGAAAATGCACGCGGAGGGGAATTTCACCTGCCCTGTTTGCCATAAGAGATTCTCCAGTCAAAAATACGTGATGATACACATGAGGACGCACACTGGGGAGAAGCCGTTCGGTTGCAACGCCTGCGATAAGAAGTTCACGTACAAGTACCAGGTGACCAGACACAAGTGTGTCGGCGCCGTTGATGTCAGCGCATCGGAAGCGACGTCTTTGGAGTGATTTGCTGGGATGTAAgattgctacactaaagggaggggagattgtgggtgtagcaacgctgattagctaacGAATGTTACGCGGTGCGAGGCCTTGGCCGATTCGTGACCCCAGCAATGCAGAGTCTGTCCTGTTACTCCTCAGCTGGTTGGCAGCCGGTTGGCTGACTCGTCCTTGATTAGATATCTCGAAGGGTGTTGAGGGTCGTTTTCCTGTGGACCAATGTAACTTTCTTGCTAAGTTTCACACAATACGaatattgagtaaatatgggaaaACTTatatgcaactacttcaacaGATGTTTTTTCTGTAACACTTAAAGACAAACAGTCACAATCAACAACAACCCATTGATAAAAGCTACAGAGTTGGCTTAAAGGGAGAGAAGTTCTTATGAATTAAAGATCGAGTGAGATAAGAAACGAAGGGAGGTAGAGGAATTCTCTGAGTCCTCCCAACTCGTAAATAATGAGGCCTTTTGTTAGAgcggtgctcactctaacttatttttgcaagaaccacacgggagacagtatgccctttttaagcacttgcaagtggagagtcattcgtcgctgtgcgtacaccgatgatcgaatgaggtgtgactttggattcttgcaagagagtatttattgagagaaagcagggtggggggtgacattggacatgtttggtggtcacctcagcaactggttaatcagtgcggagggtcccagctcattgttttacaaggtcgtggaaacagaaactagtggagcattttagatgactaactaagcaagaatgttttcacaccatttggaaagtttcaacaactgaatggttaaatttttcagagtcaaggaaaggtaaaaggttgaaacaaagttaataattctagtctacattccaacataatcatacgatcaaaataATCCTAACACCTTTGGTCAGGCCGACCATCTAATTATtccaagaaaaacacaaggaTTCAACACAAAGCTTCACACAAAGAGACACAAGGCCATTCACACCGGGGAGAGACCGTTTTCCTGTTCGggagaaataataataatgcagtAATGAAGTCTTTGATTTTAAATTATGATGAAGACCAATGTGAGCACACTCAAACAGATTTGTCAAAAAACGTCAAGTTTATGTTCATTGTAAAAATTGTCTTTGTGTTCCCCGAGAAATTGATTTTACTTTTCAACTCTGTATCTAATTGTGACCTGAGAACCGCAGAGATGACAAAAGTGGAATGTttccataaataaaaaacaatttaagtcTTCTCATTGTAGTGGGCTGTATGATCAATATGCTACGTaattataaaagaaaatacatatCAATGTGAAATCATTAgatatttattcaattttatttacaatgacAGGAttgtataaaataatttccaaATCCGAACTCCtgtgaaatgttatttttgcttcatgaacaaTTTTAGACCGCAAGCTAAAGCAGTAATAATTTTAGAGCAGTAGGTGGCAGTAGTGAGCTATCACAGTATGTGAACCGCCTATTAacacaaagaggaagaggactTCCCCATTCTGCTTTTTCCTAACGGCCGTGTTTCGATTTAGCTTTATTTCGATATTGTTGAAGAAGAAGCGCAAGCTTGCGTGAAACATGTCGAAAGTCTCAACATTAAAGCTGTTGGTGAAGCGCAAGCTAAATGTGGCCATTGAGGAGGTTTGGGAACTGTTTGAGAAGGCCATTGCCGAGTACGAAGAGGAATTCCGTCgaaaaggaaggaaagaggCGTGCGAGAGTGAGCATGGTGTGGAGCCCAACGTTGGTCGCAAAACTCAAAGAGGTACAATTGCCGTCTTATTCATTTTCACACTGTAAGGTCCTAGAATGAGCACGTTCGGCAGTATGAGGGAAACTAGGTGTCACAAAAGTGGTTAAAATGATCAAGGAGCGTTTCAAGACTCCCTCGGGCTCAACTAGAAGtaagaaatataaagatgGCGGAGCCCTGATTCATTTAAACAGTATAAATTAGTCATAAGAataaacaacatatttaatattaGATGCCAAGTTTAGGAATGATTCTGAAAAGTGGCCGTGTTAATtaaaagttttcttttcactATGGCTGCCAAGCTATAAtgtcttccccccccccccccccccccgctgaGCCAATGACGTCATGTATCCTTGGTGAATGGAAGACGTTCCACATTTCTATTTCTACTTTGTATCTCTGaactttcattcatttatgtcATGTAGGTTCTCAGTGTGAGCTGGTGAATATTAAAGAGGAGGAATGCGAGGagccaccaacaaaaaaaaggaagaatgcGGGGAGTTCAGgcctcaagtcaagtccagaAAAGGCATCGCAAGCTCAAGAAGAAGTCCGTAAAAGTCCCCAAGGTTCGGAATCCTTTGACAGTGATCACGGTGACATTGCCAAAGAACCTTTGAAGACAAAACCAAAGTTAAAGTGTTCTGACTGTGGTCAGATGTTTGTCCACAAGGAAGATTTggcaaagcacaaaaaaacacacacgggaAAGAAACCTTTGACTTCTGCAGTTGTCCCTACACCGTCTGCCAAAGAAGCTTTGAAGACAAAACCGAAGTTAAAGTGTTCTGAGTGTGGTCAAATGTTTGTCCACAAGGAAGGTTTGGAAAAGCaccaaaagacacacactgaaaaaaaacctgcagtTGTCCCTAAACCATCTTTTACCTCCGCTATCTCGAGTCAACAAGTGGCAACCAAAAGTGGCAGACCACATGCTAAAGATCTTCACTCAGCAACTGGATTGTCAAAAAACTCCAGGGATTACTTAATGTCAGACtcctctgactctgactctgattCTGATGTCTCCTTTGTAGAACCtttggagaaaacaaagatggtCCACAAGGGAGATTTGGatagacacacaaaaacacacattgggACGAAGAGCGCAGTTGTCGCTAAACCATCCGGACCTGTGAAATCTTTCAACTGCTCAGTTTGCGTTAAACGCTTTCCGAGTAGAGACCTTCTCATATCACACATACGAACCCACGTTAAGGAGAAACCTGCGGCCTCCGGTCAACACGTGGTGCCAGAAAGTCCAAAACCTGACTCGCAACCAGACAAGTTGCCACCGGTCGCTCAACCACCCAACGCCGAGAAACATTTCACCTGCTCAAACTGTAAGAGACACTTTTTGAGCGAACGTTTTCTCATGTTACACATGCGAACCCACAACGAGCAGAAACCGGTGGCCTCCGGTAGCTCCGGTCACGCTGCAGTCCCAGCGAGTCCAAATCTCGACTCGCAACCAGACAAATTGCGGCCAGTCGCTAGACCGCCTGACACGGTTAAATCTTTTACCTGCTCCGTTTGCACAAAAAGCTTCCTGAGTAGAGACCTTCTCATATCACACATAAGGACTCACACCGAGGAGAAACCGACGACCTCCCGTATCTCTGATCAACGTCTGGTGTCAAAGAGTCCAAATGTTGACTCGCAACCAGACAGATTGGCACCGGTGGCTAAACCACCCGACGCCGTGAAATCTTTCAGCTGCTCAATTTGCGCAAAAAACTTTCCGAGTAGCGCTCTTCTCATATCGCACACGCGAACACACGCTGAGGAGAAACCGGTGGCCTCAGGTAGCTCTGGTCAGCGCCGGGTGTCAGAGAGTCCAACTCTTAACTCCCAACCAGACAAGTTGCCCCCAGTGCCTAAACCACCAACTCTTAACTCCCAACCAGACACGTTGCCACCAGTCTCTAAACCATCCAACGCTGATCAATATTTCACCTGCTCAACTTGTAAGAAAAGCTTCTCGACTGAACACTTTCTGGAGTTACACATGCAAACCCATGACAGGCAGAAACTGGTGGCCTCCGGTACCTCTGGTCAGCACCTGCTGTCGGAAAGTCAAAATATCCGCCCAAGACCACAGAACCCGGCACAAGTACCAGACAAGGACGACGTGACGTCAGATTCTTCGGACTCTGATAGCGATGCCAAAAAATCTCCGGAGACCAACAAGAAGTTGCCGTGCTCAGAATGCGGCGAGGTGTTTGTCCACAAGGCAGATCTGGACGGACACATGAAAACGCACACCGGAAAGCAAGTTGTGGACTCCACAGGCGTGACCAAACTCTTCTACACCGTCAAGTCTTTGTCCTGCTCGGTTTGTACGAAAAGTTTTGCGAGTGAAGAGTCTCTGGCGGCACACGTGAGCGTCCACGCCAACGAGAAACGCTCGCCCTCGACTAGCTCCACTCAGCTGGCGCCGACGCAAACCAACGGAGAACATGGCGAGGATACCCAATCGGAACCGGAGAGCCTCTTTGCTCCGCTGTCAGATTCGGACATGTCGGACTCGTCTGCGGACGATCCCAACGACAACAGCAGCGTATCCGGAGCGACAAGCAAGAACTCGGAAGGTGAAGCAAACGGGAGCAAGCGAGCTGGAGACAACGCAAGACGCATCGCTTGCTCTTTTTGTGAGAAAACTTACATGAGGGAGCATCACCTGTTGAGACACGTCAGAAGTCACCACCAGGGGGCGTCTTCGGAATCCAAAGCCGGTGAAGGATCGCAAGCGTGCGACGGCAAGCGGGAACCTcggaagatgaagaaaaagtcCAAAGGCAACAAGAAACGGCAGGAATGCATCAAAAATTTAAAGTGCTCACACTGTAAAAAACGTTTTGAGCAAATGAGTCAGTTGACCCAACACTTGGTGTCGAGAAACTCTTGTCATGTCTGCGATGAgaaattttgttttcctgaaGAGATGAGGGAACATATTCAGAACACACATTGACAACGcgtctttattttcttctttgttcaaaaatgttcaCCACGTGCAGGAAAGTTCTAGAAGCTGACGTTTAAGAAGCTGACGATCGGTCGGGCCAGTTGTTCATACTGttttctcaaaatgttttatttttatatacacgtgtattcttttttttctccctatgTAGATGtggtttgaataaaaaaaaaattaagtaatTCACTGCAATTGATGGCTTTGCATGTCAAAGATTCATAATTACTGGACTAGTAGTGAACTGGTTACCGACTCGATATGCAAACGTGGAAATGTGTTTGGTTTAAATTTGACAAAGATGAGGAATTAATGAGGTTAGATTATTTTAGGGAGAGAAAACCACCaaaatttttaattaaaaaaacaaaatccaatcTGACCTCAGTAGTTCTGGCCTCAGAGTTGAGAGACCAACTAGACagcatatttgtatttttcacaaaACTGACAAGAGTCCAAGAAACTGTGTGCTGtgctaattatttttttttattcacaagtCAGAACAAAAAAGCAATCTGCAACTCTTCCCGCCTCGACCTGGACTGACTTGGAAATTCACGAGTAAACTTTGTACAAGACAAAAACGGTGCAATGGAGCAGAAATGTGTGCTGGGCTGAGTGTGAGGCTCCATCttccaaaatataaaaagattATGTTCTAGCATCAAAACCCACTTTGGTGTAACCTGCACAGTTTTGAAGATCATATGAAGCAGCATTTGCAAAATTGCGGGAAACAGAACAGAAGTCCCTCTGTTTTTCCTCTGTTTGGAACGCGGCCGCCTTTGAGACACCCAAACGTTGACCTTTCCAGGACGGGGTCACTAATCCCAAAACCGTCATGCTTTATTTAATCATTCTGCAAAAGTGCCGTTGTCTTAAAGTCTTATTggtgtggtgggggggggctgtttTTCATGTGTCGACGATGGCGCTGTGCTGTCTTCTCAGAGCCACCAGAAGCGCACGTAGACGATGAGCATGATGAAGAAAACGCCGCCGGCTGCCAGCTTGGCGTACGTGGAGCGCGTGTTCAGGTACTTGGCGTCACTGCGGTACTTCTTGGACAGGCTGGACAAGTTGCTGGCCTTGGAATCCAACGCTGAAGAGGAGGAATAGAATTCACGTAAGCAGGATAGTCACTGGTAGATGTTATTTATTCTCTGCAAAGAGCAATATTACTGAAGTTTTTTTGGCCCCTCCCCTTTTAGGGTTGGGTCACTTGCCTGCAATAATTGGTCGTCCGTTTAGcacacctgtgtgtgtgcagggtCAGACAGACGTGCCAGGACAGATGGTGGAAATGCACTAAGGTACTATTTTAGTGTTTATTTGACATAAATCAACAACAAAGTGACAGGATCTGTAACTACCCTTGGTGCTAGACGACTTGGAATGAATCTGCTTTGACAATATTGAAGCTATGCCGCCAGCATCAATGTACAATGACCACGGACACGTCAACGCCGCATCGAAGCGACGGAATGCAACTCGGACTGGTGAGTCAATGAGTgcacaaataaatgcaaaaatggATTTCTGGAATTATTAAGGGTGCTTGTTCAATGAACAATTTTGTTCATTCAAAATGGctcttgattttgttttatgaacaacttcataaatgtatgagcataGAATACTGCCCCCTAGCGAGCAAAAAGGTCTAATCGACATGGTAAGAGACGTCTCTTGACTCACCGGAGAGCGCCTCTCCTCTCTGCAGCACCTCTTCGATGTTTGCCACCATGATCCTCTGCACGTCTTGCAGCTCCGTGTTGATGCTGCCCAGGTTCCGCCGGGCCCGGCTGTCAATGTAGGCCTTCTTGGTCTTTTGGATGTACGtgtctgacacacacacagccacacTTTGATAAGCCCGACTGATGGACGCACACCTTGAAAGTTTGAGCTTACCAAACTCGATGAAGGAATACGGCCGCGAGACAGTGGGCACCTTCTTGCCGTGCTGCTCGTGGAACTCGGCCTGCAGGTCCTCCAGGTAGGCGAAGGCCAGCTTCTTGGAGAAGCTGGCTTCGCACAGGACCAGGTAGCACACGCCTTTCTCCAAGACATAGCTGCTCGTGACATAAGTGACTGTGAGGGCAAGTGACCAAGTACAAATACTTGGTTACCGTTGTCCTTTTGTTGGTGGCAACTCACTGGAAGGACATAGAGCCGGCCTCTAAGGTGCAGCGAGTGGGGCTCTGCTCGTTGAGTTTTCTGAAAAGCTGCTTAGCTTGACTCTGGTACTGCTGCAGGTCCCGGCCCAACTGCAAAACACGGGACACGCGTGGTTGGCGACCTTGAAGGCATCGCAGTAGTGCCACACAACACAAAAGGGATGACGtgatgtgttgttgtttttttggacaaTCTGCTTTTCAGCATCCTTGAATGCGTGTGTAATAGAGGTGCAGTGATTCATCTGCCCTTGAaatcatttgattatttttaaccCTCAGAAATTGCGCACATTCTGCTTTTGGTGTGTCCTTGAAAGCATCGCAGTAGtcgacataaaaaaaaaaaaaggatgctgGGACACAACAGAAATGAATCTTTTCGCTTCCCTGGTTGATAGCAAACGAGAAAGCAGGAGGAACGTTTGACAGATTTGTTTCCAAGCAATGTGTTCTACTGCAAATACTCatcatgtatttgttttttagtcGGATCTTAGAAAGTATTTAATAATGACAGCGACTAAGAAACAAGTGGCGTTGTGTCCAACCTGCTCGTCCTCTTGCATGGAGGCGGCCAACGGCAGGCCGTCGGCCAACCGGGCGATCATCGTCAGCAGCACCATCTTGTCTGCAGACGCCGCACAAGCTTTTATATTTGGTCGATTTTGACAGCCTGGAGTGAACCAGAGTGGAAAAGGGAGCACCAGGACGGATGACGTGACGACGCTGAGCTGGCCGGAACTGCGTCACCGCAGCTGTCGTGTCCGTCACCCTAACACTTCCGGTAATGTCGCAAGCCGGAACGTTTTCCATCCCGAGAATGATTCCATCCATTTCCCCCCTATGTTTAACTGGACAAagcttattttatttataaatgtaataaaaaatatatagaaaaatgttttggctGTAAGCTAAATTAGCAGTTAAAACCTACATcggtcattttatttttatttgtgtagcCCAACAAAAGTCTCTTCAaccaggaaagaaaaaattcaaataaggGTCTAATGATGCATGTAAATTataattcattcatctttGCACACACATCAGGCCTGgtaataaaatcaaatcaatttattAGCATTTAATAAAAATTTCAATTGTAAACAAGCCTGGGCTCCGAGGTCTCGTTACAGTACctgattatattttaaaaaaaacaacgtaaTAACCGCTCAAACAGCTTTCCATAGCTGCTTGCTTTCTGCTCCAGAATGTGCATGATTTCAAAATAGTCGACAGGGTGAAGCGTTGCTACATTTACACAGGCAGCAAGTTGAACATTCAGTTACAATTAATATCATAAAAGAATGGTCCAGTAAATGAGTGGCAGGAGTGTTGCGGTGACATCAATCTACGGAGAAGAGGTCCTTGTATTTCTGCATGAGGGACGCGGCGTGCTCTTGAGGACACGGCGTGATAGGAAGGCGCGGAGGGCCCAACTGTAAGCCCGACACCTCGTTCATCAGCTGCTTGTTCACGCCCAAATCAAATCCTGAAAATCGCGAAAAAAGAGATTTTGAGGTGTCAGACAGCTACTCTTTTCGGCGTACTTAAACATATGTCgataaataaaaccaaagtCATCAAATCCCACTCACCAATTTTAATTGCATGTCTGATGAGTTCTTGCATCTTGAACTGCTCGAGAGAGAAAAGACAAAGTCTGTTAATTCATCAAATGTACATACTGTAGTAGTCATGTGACAGATGTGTGCCATCAAGGGGTGTGGCCTAGTGAGTGACGTCAGGAGCTGGAACCAGGTTGaacatatttgtttgtgtgaatgtgagtagTGGCCCACATCAGCTCCGTGTGAGTCTTCTCATgttgcatttttgtgtgttgactGTTGAAAGTGAAGCGGCGACATGGACGGCCAGTTTGAGAACCTCaagtggatggaaaaaaataatgcacaaACTGTACCTGAAGGCTCCTGGCCTGCGTAAGGTTGCCACTCTCAAACTCTACCAACAGCTTGTTCATGTGACTTCCAAGGTAATTGTACGTGCTGTGGGTAGAGCAATAAATGAGTAAagctttaatttaaaaaataagtgTGCATCATACGTATAGTAGTTTGTCTGCTACATGTTttgctgcaccatttgtgttcaaatatcatTTGTAATCATCATGGCTGACCTTCCAACTCCTCCATGGGCTCCCATCGCGAGAGCTGCCAGGAGTTGCTACGTGACATGACAAAAAGGTGATTAGCCACAAAGGAGGCGGAGGTGTGGTCACGCAGCGTGAGCGAGCGCAGCGCACCTCGTCAACGCCGTACAGGATCGACCAATTGGGCTGAAAATGGCTGATGCATTGGCCAAGGTCCAGCAGATCAGTCCCGGAGAATTTCACTCCACAGAAGGAGGGAATGAGCGTCTCGATGCCTTCCAGCAAGTCGCTCACAGGCACTTCAAGACGAGACGCATTCAAGGGGCCGTATTAgggaaaattgactttttacttATTTGAATTGGTGACATTTGCTGGGGTTGTAGATTCTAAAGcattatggggggggggggggggggggggggggggttgcataAAAAGTAAAAGGAAAGTAGTAGTTCAGACAGCCATTGCAAACTGGTCAAATGTGTCATTAACTTGttaaatggacaaaaaaacgATTCAAGTccaatcaaattaaaacattcaTTGCCAAGGTCGAGCTatgtcctttttgtttttttccttgtggCAGATGTGGCACATGCAAATACTCACAAGTAACACCAGTCAAGGCTGGAAGATGGTAGTAGTAGAATGGCAAAGCGGGGGCCTCGGCAGCGACCTTCTGGAGGTAAGCCCTCAACGTCTctgagaagggaaaaggtGCACACATGTTGATTCTCTTCTGCTTTGCACGTGCAACCGCACTTGAATGTCTCTTCTCCGCACACCTGCAGAGCGAGGTTTGAAGAAGGAGGGAGAGATGACCGCGATGGCGTCAACCTCGAGCTCCTTCGCATGGCGAGCCTGAACGATCGGAAAGGCAGAGCCtcaaatgaagtcatttgGAGACGTTGCATTCCGGGAATTGAAGACACGGCTACGTTTGCGCAGGTACTCTGGTTAGAGCGACTCACCAACTCTTGGGAATCTTTGAGACTGGTGCAGCCAACGTGCAAAATCACCTGCtccattctttaaaaaaaacaaaacacaggacTTAATACAAAGTAGTCATGGAATTGTGACATaaataatatgaaaaaatgatgaagaaaagaaaaatttggGGTAATTCTGTTCATCTGTCGAAAGACTTACTTTCCCTTGGCTTTCCGACACCAGTCCTCAGCCAGTAACTTCCTCTCGGCGACGCTGAGGGACATGCCCTCTCCGGTGGTGCCATTCACTACGTGGAAAAAGTTAGATTTTTGTACAGGTCAATGAGAGATTGAGAGAGTGCATCTCAACAAATACAGAAGTGACTGagctagagagagagagagagaaaaccaAACACAGAGGTAAACAAATATAggaaatacagaaaaatagaaaatgatcTTGGATGGTGAAAATACAGTAAGTTTGCATGGTGATCTAACCCAACCGAACCAAGCACCTGCTCAACCACAAGGGGGCGCCCTACGAGTCATTAACAGTCAACCAGAGTTCGGTAGTTTGCTTAATTATAATCATTGAAGTATTTTTCAGGGGATAAGAACTACTTCCCACGGCACATCGTTTGTGTTTTTACTTGAGTATTTTTGTAAAGTAGAATTACGGCATTAAATCGAAGTATACATTCTGCTCTCTCCCTCCATAGGTATTTATTCTTGGTTGCGC from the Syngnathus acus chromosome 4, fSynAcu1.2, whole genome shotgun sequence genome contains:
- the LOC119121964 gene encoding zinc finger protein Xfin-like isoform X2; amino-acid sequence: MSKVSTLKLLVKRKLNVAIEEVWELFEKAIAEYEEEFRRKGRKEACESEHGVEPNVGRKTQRGSQCELVNIKEEECEEPPTKKRKNAGSSGLKSSPEKASQAQEEVRKSPQGSESFDSDHGDIAKEPLKTKPKLKCSDCGQMFVHKEDLAKHKKTHTGKKPLTSAVVPTPSAKEALKTKPKLKCSECGQMFVHKEGLEKHQKTHTEKKPAVVPKPSFTSAISSQQVATKSGRPHAKDLHSATGLSKNSRDYLMSDSSDSDSDSDVSFVEPLEKTKMVHKGDLDRHTKTHIGTKSAVVAKPSGPVKSFNCSVCVKRFPSRDLLISHIRTHVKEKPAASGQHVVPESPKPDSQPDKLPPVAQPPNAEKHFTCSNCKRHFLSERFLMLHMRTHNEQKPVASGSSGHAAVPASPNLDSQPDKLRPVARPPDTVKSFTCSVCTKSFLSRDLLISHIRTHTEEKPTTSRISDQRLVSKSPNVDSQPDRLAPVAKPPDAVKSFSCSICAKNFPSSALLISHTRTHAEEKPVASGSSGQRRVSESPTLNSQPDKLPPVSKPSNADQYFTCSTCKKSFSTEHFLELHMQTHDRQKLVASGTSGQHLLSESQNIRPRPQNPAQVPDKDDVTSDSSDSDSDAKKSPETNKKLPCSECGEVFVHKADLDGHMKTHTGKQVVDSTGVTKLFYTVKSLSCSVCTKSFASEESLAAHVSVHANEKRSPSTSSTQLAPTQTNGEHGEDTQSEPESLFAPLSDSDMSDSSADDPNDNSSVSGATSKNSEGEANGSKRAGDNARRIACSFCEKTYMREHHLLRHVRSHHQGASSESKAGEGSQACDGKREPRKMKKKSKGNKKRQECIKNLKCSHCKKRFEQMSQLTQHLVSRNSCHVCDEKFCFPEEMREHIQNTH